The following coding sequences are from one Bradyrhizobium sp. 200 window:
- a CDS encoding MotA/TolQ/ExbB proton channel family protein, with protein sequence MSATASAETAPSGADTSERSVLLLWMIFTGLSVFAVFLLWRYGLLHLMVSSDRTYISSVIAVLYFVTCFHCFWRTRAIAREGEIARRCRAILSAPGGARGLDDARALPGGLVPDHIRNLVKKAQAQAAGRIDQTLLLRSLADRLRGSNGFGAFVSDTLMKLGLLGTIIGFIIMLAPIATLDAADKAAMKSSMGLMSDGMAVAMYTTLAGLVGSILVRIQYYMLDAATQRVFSDAVMLTETHVTPVLESRPGTPP encoded by the coding sequence ATGAGTGCCACGGCCAGCGCCGAGACCGCGCCCTCCGGCGCGGATACGTCCGAACGCAGCGTCCTCCTGTTATGGATGATCTTCACCGGGCTGTCGGTGTTCGCCGTCTTCCTGTTGTGGCGATACGGACTGCTCCATCTGATGGTCAGTTCCGACCGCACCTACATTTCGAGCGTCATTGCCGTCCTCTATTTCGTCACCTGCTTCCATTGCTTCTGGCGGACGCGCGCGATCGCGCGCGAGGGCGAGATCGCGCGCCGTTGCCGCGCCATCCTGTCGGCGCCCGGCGGGGCGAGGGGGCTTGACGACGCGCGCGCCCTGCCGGGCGGCCTGGTGCCGGATCACATCCGCAACCTGGTGAAGAAGGCGCAGGCGCAAGCCGCGGGACGTATCGACCAGACGCTGCTGCTGCGCTCGCTCGCCGATCGCTTGCGCGGCTCCAACGGGTTTGGCGCATTCGTATCCGACACGCTGATGAAGCTCGGGCTGCTCGGCACCATCATCGGCTTCATCATCATGCTGGCGCCGATCGCCACCCTCGATGCGGCCGACAAGGCCGCGATGAAATCTTCGATGGGCCTGATGAGCGACGGCATGGCGGTGGCTATGTACACCACGCTGGCCGGCCTGGTCGGCTCCATCCTCGTCCGCATTCAATATTACATGCTCGATGCGGCGACCCAGCGGGTGTTTTCTGATGCCGTCATGCTGACCGAGACGCACGTCACCCCGGTATTGGAAAGCCGTCCTGGAACACCACCATGA